One segment of Lepus europaeus isolate LE1 chromosome 16, mLepTim1.pri, whole genome shotgun sequence DNA contains the following:
- the MED28 gene encoding mediator of RNA polymerase II transcription subunit 28, whose translation MATPLGGMFSGQPPGPPPPGSGLPGQASLLQAAPGAPRSSNSTLVDELESSFEACFASLVSQDYVNGTDQEEIRTGVDQCIQKFLDIARQTECFFLQKRLQLSVQKPEQVIKEDVSELRNELQRKDALVQKHLTKLRHWQQVLEDINVQHKKPAEIPQGSLAYLEQASANIPAPLKQT comes from the exons ATGGCGACTCCGCTGGGCGGCATGTTCTCCGGGCAGCCACCGGGGCCCCCGCCACCAGGGTCTGGACTCCCGGGCCAGGCTTCGCTTCTTCAGGCAGCGCCAGGAGCTCCGAGAAGTTCTAACAGTACCTTGGTGGACGAGTTGGAATCATCATTCGAG gctTGTTTTGCTTCTCTGGTGAGTCAGGACTATGTCAATGGCACCGATCAGGAAGAAATTCGAACTG gtgttgaTCAGTGTATCCAGAAGTTTCTAGATATTGCAAGACAAACAGAATGTTTTTTCCTGCAAAAAAGATTGCAGTTGTCTGTTCAGAAGCCAGAGCAAGTTATCAAAGAG GATGTCTCAGAACTGAGGAATGAACTGCAGCGGAAGGATGCGCTGGTGCAGAAGCACTTGACCAAGCTGAGGCACTGGCAGCAGGTGCTGGAGGACATCAACGTGCAGCACAAAAAGCCAGCCGAGATCCCCCAGGGCTCGCTGGCCTACCTGGAGCAGGCGTCTGCTAATATCCCTGCCCCTCTGAAGCAGACCTGA